A part of Corynebacterium mustelae genomic DNA contains:
- a CDS encoding TVP38/TMEM64 family protein has protein sequence MAQISNFVLNLLKDAYRHVCRWSLPKKTAGVVGIIGMIIITFIIDSPSLHMLSEVSQQTGPWFTVVFFALYVFITQFPVPRTILTISAGVFFGPVTGILIALCATTLSAALSLTIVRHLLGDWIRPRLTHPTVRKIDHRLQQRGWLAVTSLRMIAGVPFSILNYVAGLTSISLMGFTIATFLGSAPGTIATVVLGDALTTEINGKTIAITVFLACLGILGLIVDNKLPVKA, from the coding sequence GTGGCTCAAATCAGTAATTTCGTGCTCAACCTGCTCAAGGATGCATACCGACATGTGTGCAGGTGGTCGTTACCCAAGAAAACTGCCGGTGTGGTTGGAATAATCGGCATGATAATTATCACGTTTATTATTGATTCCCCCAGTCTGCACATGTTAAGTGAGGTATCCCAACAAACAGGGCCGTGGTTCACCGTGGTATTTTTCGCATTATACGTCTTCATCACGCAGTTTCCGGTTCCACGGACGATCTTGACGATTAGCGCAGGAGTCTTTTTTGGTCCTGTAACGGGCATCTTGATTGCGCTATGTGCCACGACCTTGTCAGCCGCGTTATCGTTGACCATCGTTCGCCATTTGCTAGGTGATTGGATTAGACCCAGATTAACTCACCCTACAGTGCGAAAAATAGATCACAGACTGCAACAACGAGGTTGGCTTGCGGTAACCAGCCTGAGAATGATTGCTGGAGTTCCGTTTTCGATTCTTAACTACGTGGCTGGGCTCACGTCGATCTCACTAATGGGTTTTACGATCGCAACTTTTCTAGGTTCAGCCCCAGGAACAATAGCCACCGTCGTATTGGGTGATGCCCTCACCACTGAAATAAACGGTAAAACTATTGCTATCACAGTGTTTTTAGCGTGTCTTGGAATATTGGGCTTGATCGTGGACAATAAACTTCCAGTCAAGGCTTAA